The following proteins are co-located in the Manihot esculenta cultivar AM560-2 chromosome 9, M.esculenta_v8, whole genome shotgun sequence genome:
- the LOC110622159 gene encoding benzyl alcohol O-benzoyltransferase has protein sequence MASPSTSLVFKVHRREPELITPAKPTPHEFKPLSDIDDQDGLRFQIPVIQFYKYDPSMEGIDPVVVIREALAKTLVFYYPFAGRLREGPERKLIVECTGEGVLFIEADADVALQEFGDSLQPPFPCLEELLYDVPGSSGVLNSPLLLIQVTRLKCGGFIFSLRLNHTMSDAPGLVQFMSAVGEMARGAQAPSILPTWERQLLNSRNPPRATCIHREYDEVIDTKGTIIPLDDMAHQSFFFGPTEISALRRLVPRDLRQCSTFELLTACLWKCRTIALRPDPQEEMRIICIVNGRNKFNPPLPTGYYGNGFVFPVAVATAGELFEKPLGFALKLIKNVKNSVTEEYMRSVADLMVIKGRPHFTVVRSYLVSDVTRAGFGEVDFGWGKAAYGGPAKGGVGAIPGVASFYIPLKNKEGENGIVLPICLPAQAMERFVKELKGMLEEQPISEATKYKFIVSAL, from the exons ATGGCATCACCGTCCACCTCCCTTGTTTTCAAAGTTCACAGACGTGAACCTGAACTGATCACCCCTGCTAAGCCCACCCCTCACGAGTTCAAACCGTTGTCGGACATCGATGACCAAGATGGTCTCCGGTTCCAAATTCCGGTGATACAGTTTTATAAATATGATCCTTCCATGGAAGGGATAGATCCTGTTGTGGTGATAAGAGAGGCACTAGCTAAAACGCTAGTGTTTTATTATCCATTTGCTGGTAGGCTGAGGGAAGGTCCTGAACGGAAGCTGATTGTGGAATGTACAGGTGAAGGTGTGTTGTTTATTGAAGCTGATGCTGATGTTGCTCTTCAAGAGTTTGGTGATTCTCTTCAACCTCCATTTCCTTGCTTGGAAGAACTCCTTTATGATGTTCCTGGCTCTAGTGGGGTGCTTAACTCTCCTTTACTGCTTATTCAG GTGACGCGCCTCAAATGTGGTggttttatattttctctccgCCTCAACCACACAATGAGCGATGCTCCAGGCCTAGTCCAATTCATGTCTGCCGTGGGAGAGATGGCACGTGGCGCACAAGCGCCATCTATTCTTCCGACATGGGAAAGACAATTACTGAACTCCCGGAATCCACCGCGTGCAACATGCATCCATCGTGAATACGATGAAGTAATTGATACCAAAGGTACAATAATCCCACTCGATGATATGGCTCACCAATCATTCTTCTTTGGACCTACTGAAATCTCAGCTCTTCGAAGACTTGTGCCACGAGACCTTCGCCAATGCTCTACCTTTGAATTATTAACGGCATGTCTATGGAAATGTCGTACCATCGCACTTCGACCAGATCCCCAAGAGGAAATGCGTATCATTTGTATTGTCAATGGACGTAATAAGTTTAACCCACCGTTACCGACTGGATATTACGGTAATGGATTTGTATTTCCGGTGGCAGTGGCTACTGCAGGAGAGCTTTTTGAGAAACCGCTAGGCTTtgcattaaaactaataaaaaatgttaaaaacaGCGTGACAGAAGAGTACATGCGATCGGTGGCGGATTTGATGGTGATTAAAGGGAGGCCTCATTTCACAGTGGTAAGAAGCTATTTAGTGTCAGATGTAACACGAGCAGGATTCGGAGAAGTAGATTTTGGATGGGGTAAAGCTGCATACGGTGGGCCAGCGAAAGGTGGGGTAGGAGCGATACCTGGAGTAGCAAGCTTTTACATTCCACTCAAAAATAAGGAAGGAGAAAATGGGATAGTTTTGCCAATTTGCTTGCCGGCACAAGCAATGGAAAGATTTGTAAAAGAGCTAAAGGGTATGTTAGAGGAGCAGCCAATTAGTGAGGCTACAAAGTACAAATTTATAGTATCTGCCTTGTAA